A single region of the Rhizobium binae genome encodes:
- a CDS encoding IS256 family transposase → MNETINIFRLRQPDEIEDPLTNVLRSGARKLLAQAIEMEAEAFLGAMKDLKLADGRDRIVRHGHAPERSIQTGIGPVPVSRVKIRDRGAECEVDRIRFSSSILPKWARRTRSVDALLPVLYLRGVSTGDFQEALSALLGKDAPNLSPSVISRLTAEWGIEYDRWQKRDLSARHYVYVWADGVYLQARMEDQAECMLVLIGATPEGKKELVGFQTGIRESAQSWRELLVDIKRRGLKIAPDLAVGDGALGFWKALDELLPDTKHQRCWVHKTANILNKVPKSVQAGMKAVLREIYLAPSRASAETAIAVFVEKYDAKYAKAVDCLTKDQNALLAFYDFPAEHWDHLRTSNPIESVFATVRHRTVRTRGALSSKTATLMVFKLVIAAARTWRRLKGQNQLPKLIAGAKFQDGIEVIESKPQSAA, encoded by the coding sequence ATGAACGAGACTATCAACATTTTTCGGCTTCGTCAGCCCGACGAAATTGAAGATCCCCTGACGAATGTGCTGCGCAGCGGGGCGCGCAAATTGCTAGCGCAGGCGATCGAGATGGAAGCCGAAGCATTTCTTGGCGCGATGAAGGATCTCAAGCTTGCCGATGGTCGTGATCGGATTGTCCGGCATGGTCACGCCCCGGAACGGAGCATCCAGACGGGGATCGGGCCGGTGCCGGTCAGCCGGGTGAAGATCCGGGACCGCGGCGCGGAATGCGAGGTTGACCGGATCCGATTTTCCTCGTCGATCCTGCCGAAATGGGCGCGTCGGACGCGCAGTGTGGATGCGCTTCTGCCCGTTCTCTACCTGCGCGGCGTTTCGACGGGGGATTTCCAGGAAGCCCTGTCGGCGCTACTGGGCAAGGACGCGCCGAACCTTTCACCCTCAGTGATTTCGCGACTGACGGCGGAGTGGGGCATCGAATATGATCGTTGGCAAAAGCGCGATCTTTCGGCGCGCCATTATGTCTATGTGTGGGCGGACGGGGTCTACCTGCAGGCGCGCATGGAAGATCAAGCCGAATGCATGCTGGTCCTGATCGGCGCCACGCCCGAGGGCAAGAAGGAACTTGTCGGCTTCCAGACCGGTATTCGCGAGAGTGCGCAAAGCTGGCGCGAGCTGCTGGTCGACATCAAGCGGCGTGGCCTTAAGATCGCGCCCGATCTTGCCGTGGGCGACGGCGCGCTCGGCTTCTGGAAGGCGCTCGATGAGCTCCTTCCCGACACCAAACACCAGCGATGCTGGGTGCACAAGACAGCCAACATTCTCAACAAGGTGCCGAAATCGGTGCAGGCCGGCATGAAGGCAGTCCTGCGCGAAATCTATCTCGCTCCCAGCCGGGCCTCGGCCGAGACGGCAATTGCCGTCTTCGTCGAAAAATATGACGCGAAGTATGCCAAGGCAGTCGACTGCCTGACGAAAGATCAAAATGCGTTGCTGGCGTTCTACGATTTCCCCGCCGAACACTGGGATCATCTGCGAACATCCAATCCCATCGAAAGCGTCTTTGCCACCGTTCGCCACCGCACGGTGCGCACCAGGGGTGCGCTATCCTCGAAGACCGCCACGCTGATGGTCTTCAAGCTGGTCATCGCCGCCGCCAGGACGTGGCGACGATTGAAAGGACAAAATCAGTTGCCGAAACTCATCGCAGGTGCCAAATTCCAGGACGGAATCGAGGTCATCGAATCGAAGCCACAGAGCGCCGCTTGA
- a CDS encoding sunset domain-containing protein, with translation MRQGYRVPQKKSLLLRAPGLVIGAVAFGAAGGWTASDMLASWGASGGSGLSCRIKGNISIDTGERIFHVPGQKYYEQTKINPQYGERWFCSEFEAWAAGWRKSKS, from the coding sequence ATGCGTCAGGGTTATCGCGTTCCGCAGAAGAAATCCTTGCTGCTAAGGGCGCCGGGTTTGGTCATCGGCGCGGTCGCGTTTGGTGCAGCCGGCGGCTGGACCGCGAGCGACATGCTGGCCTCATGGGGCGCTTCTGGCGGCTCTGGACTATCATGCAGGATCAAGGGCAACATCTCGATCGACACGGGCGAGCGCATCTTCCACGTGCCGGGGCAGAAATACTACGAGCAGACGAAGATTAACCCCCAATATGGAGAACGGTGGTTCTGCTCCGAATTTGAAGCTTGGGCCGCCGGCTGGCGCAAATCGAAATCGTAA
- a CDS encoding MbcA/ParS/Xre antitoxin family protein — MGGKENVHLGGRRPIDLIETDTGAVEVFDYIEAYIREQLDKADDQDDPSSDS; from the coding sequence GTGGGCGGTAAGGAGAACGTCCATCTCGGTGGGCGTCGCCCGATCGATCTGATCGAGACCGATACCGGCGCGGTCGAGGTCTTCGATTACATCGAAGCGTATATCCGCGAGCAGCTAGACAAGGCCGATGATCAAGACGATCCGTCCTCGGACTCCTGA
- a CDS encoding alkene reductase yields MIADLFNTFQLSDLPLSNRMVMAPMTRNRADGDGNVTPIMVSHYQQRASAGLIIAESTTVSPEAVGYPFTPGLFTDTHVSSWLRLTNAVHSSGGRIFVQLQHCGRVSHPSLQPEEASPVAPSPVRPAGKAVTYAGMQDFVRPRELMLAEIPDLVAQFRHAAALAKRAGFDGVEIHGANGYLIDQFLRDGSNRRGDAYGGIVGNRMRLLHEILDAVGEVWPVGRIGVRLTPENSFNDMVDSDPQAHFEYIIRELGARGLAYVHVLQGDMSTKSSVVDYRALRACFAGTYIANNGYDLARAKQAIANGEADLVAFGLPFLANPDLVRRYRQGLPLNTADPATFYGGGDAGYTDYPFFTGEEELCWNLGDEVDQAALCGFDSMTSIPSWNLAPAMSFGN; encoded by the coding sequence ATGATCGCCGATCTCTTCAATACCTTTCAGCTAAGTGATTTGCCGCTGTCCAATCGCATGGTGATGGCGCCGATGACGCGCAACCGTGCCGATGGTGATGGCAATGTGACGCCCATTATGGTTTCGCACTACCAACAGCGAGCTTCTGCGGGTTTAATCATCGCCGAGTCCACTACTGTTTCTCCTGAGGCTGTTGGCTACCCCTTCACTCCCGGCCTTTTCACCGACACACACGTGAGCAGTTGGCTGCGACTGACCAACGCCGTGCATTCCTCAGGAGGTCGTATTTTCGTGCAACTGCAACACTGCGGCCGGGTTTCCCATCCCAGCCTCCAGCCGGAAGAAGCTTCCCCGGTCGCGCCATCGCCGGTTCGTCCAGCCGGCAAGGCAGTCACATACGCCGGGATGCAGGATTTTGTGAGGCCGCGCGAACTGATGCTCGCGGAGATTCCAGATCTCGTCGCTCAGTTTCGACATGCCGCGGCGTTGGCAAAGCGCGCGGGATTCGATGGGGTCGAGATTCACGGAGCGAACGGATACCTAATCGACCAGTTCCTGCGCGACGGCAGCAACCGGCGAGGTGACGCGTACGGCGGCATTGTCGGCAACCGTATGCGATTGCTGCACGAGATCCTCGACGCCGTCGGTGAAGTTTGGCCCGTAGGGAGAATTGGTGTGCGCCTGACACCAGAGAACAGCTTCAACGACATGGTCGATTCCGACCCGCAAGCTCATTTCGAATACATCATCCGGGAGCTTGGGGCTCGAGGGCTTGCATACGTCCACGTGCTACAAGGAGACATGTCAACAAAATCGTCTGTGGTTGACTATCGCGCTCTTCGGGCATGTTTCGCTGGCACATATATCGCGAACAACGGCTATGACCTAGCCCGCGCAAAGCAGGCAATCGCAAATGGCGAAGCCGATCTCGTGGCATTCGGCCTCCCCTTTCTCGCCAACCCTGATCTCGTACGGCGTTACCGGCAGGGATTGCCGTTGAACACGGCTGATCCAGCGACTTTCTATGGTGGGGGCGACGCCGGATATACTGATTATCCGTTCTTCACGGGCGAAGAGGAGCTATGCTGGAATTTGGGTGACGAGGTTGATCAAGCGGCGCTCTGTGGCTTCGATTCGATGACCTCGATTCCGTCCTGGAATTTGGCACCTGCGATGAGTTTCGGCAACTGA
- a CDS encoding DNA-3-methyladenine glycosylase I codes for MSGTVLGHDGRLRCRWCAAAPEFLHYHDAEWGFPVSDDFRLFEKLCLESFQSGLSWRTILAKRENFRSAFCAFDFNRIAQFDGSDVERLLKDEGIVRHRGKINAVINNAKRAQELVKAEGSLATYIWRFEPRQEDCAEPQTASTSAASISLSKDLKRRGWSFVGPTTVYAFMQAMGLINDHASGCEIRASVEQARAEFHRPA; via the coding sequence ATGAGCGGAACTGTCCTAGGTCATGACGGACGGCTGCGTTGCCGCTGGTGCGCGGCCGCACCAGAGTTTCTTCATTACCATGACGCCGAATGGGGCTTTCCGGTCTCCGACGATTTTCGCCTTTTCGAAAAACTCTGCCTCGAAAGCTTTCAGTCGGGCTTGAGCTGGCGAACTATCCTTGCCAAGCGCGAGAACTTCAGGTCTGCCTTCTGTGCTTTCGATTTCAACCGTATCGCGCAATTCGATGGTTCCGACGTCGAGCGACTCTTGAAGGACGAGGGCATCGTCCGCCATCGCGGCAAAATCAATGCTGTCATCAACAACGCGAAACGAGCGCAAGAGCTTGTCAAGGCCGAGGGTTCTCTCGCCACCTACATCTGGCGCTTCGAGCCGCGACAGGAAGATTGCGCCGAACCGCAGACTGCATCGACTTCCGCAGCTTCAATTTCGCTATCGAAAGATCTGAAAAGGCGCGGTTGGTCCTTCGTAGGGCCAACCACCGTCTATGCCTTCATGCAGGCGATGGGGCTCATCAATGACCACGCCTCAGGATGCGAGATCAGGGCTTCGGTCGAACAAGCGAGAGCGGAGTTCCATCGCCCAGCGTAG
- a CDS encoding YciI family protein, whose protein sequence is MFIVFLRFSDNKPQASQFLEGHNTWIKRGFDSGTFLLAGTLQPNAGGTLLAHNIDRKSLEALVQEDPFVAERVVSAEIHEVSPGRVDERLMFLKG, encoded by the coding sequence ATGTTTATCGTATTTCTCAGGTTTTCCGACAACAAGCCGCAGGCCTCTCAATTTCTTGAGGGACACAATACCTGGATCAAAAGAGGTTTCGACAGCGGAACTTTTCTTCTCGCAGGCACCCTCCAGCCGAACGCGGGCGGGACACTCCTCGCCCACAATATTGATCGGAAAAGCCTTGAGGCGTTGGTTCAGGAGGATCCGTTCGTAGCAGAGCGTGTGGTGAGCGCCGAGATCCACGAAGTCTCGCCAGGCCGCGTTGATGAACGGCTTATGTTCCTGAAAGGGTAA
- a CDS encoding type II toxin-antitoxin system VapC family toxin translates to MFVDACAIIALLSDEPEAARVSDAVASARHPFTSPVAILETVLGLARPDKFNLPISAVETIVMEFLEAREIEVRDLPPANETTRLALVAAHRYRSGRHDLNLGDCLHYACAKFHGVPILATADEFRSTDLETIP, encoded by the coding sequence ATGTTCGTCGATGCCTGCGCGATCATCGCGCTTCTCTCTGATGAACCGGAAGCGGCGCGCGTCTCAGACGCTGTTGCTTCCGCCAGACATCCGTTCACATCTCCGGTCGCAATTCTCGAAACCGTCCTCGGTCTTGCACGGCCCGACAAGTTCAACCTTCCGATTTCCGCGGTCGAAACGATCGTGATGGAATTCCTCGAAGCGCGGGAAATCGAGGTTCGCGATCTGCCGCCGGCAAACGAGACGACGCGGCTCGCCCTTGTCGCTGCGCACCGCTATCGCAGCGGCCGCCATGATCTGAACCTCGGCGATTGCCTGCATTATGCCTGCGCCAAATTCCATGGCGTGCCGATCCTCGCCACGGCGGACGAGTTCAGGTCGACCGACCTCGAAACCATTCCTTGA
- a CDS encoding site-specific integrase translates to MDISNRFTCLEPYLASFEESLSAKNYKPATVENYRYLLRRFGQLLEDEGVAPSGLTTELALELGRRLPTTPKGQIKVPNLARLFVQHLFEIGVATRPRLTAAQAERKELLGELEFYLLRQRGLSPRSVKHVQGFAARFLAHRFGDGMLDIAALSARDVVAFMEHVVVRKTPYRDKTLSSHLRGFFQYLFAQGLTTTNLSLCVPRVHKPWGARLPRYLPPGAEPSVQG, encoded by the coding sequence ATGGACATATCCAACCGGTTTACCTGCCTTGAGCCGTACCTCGCCTCTTTCGAGGAAAGTCTCTCCGCCAAGAACTACAAGCCTGCCACCGTGGAGAATTATCGTTATCTCCTGCGGCGCTTTGGCCAACTGCTTGAAGACGAGGGAGTTGCGCCGTCAGGTTTGACGACAGAGCTTGCGCTCGAATTGGGTCGGCGGCTACCGACGACACCCAAGGGCCAAATCAAGGTTCCCAACCTTGCGAGGCTGTTCGTCCAGCACCTGTTCGAGATCGGCGTGGCGACACGCCCGCGGCTCACTGCTGCTCAAGCCGAGCGCAAAGAGCTTCTCGGCGAACTCGAGTTTTACCTCCTGCGGCAACGTGGTCTCAGCCCACGGTCCGTCAAGCACGTGCAGGGGTTCGCGGCCCGCTTTCTGGCTCATCGCTTCGGAGACGGCATGCTCGATATTGCTGCGCTAAGCGCGCGCGACGTCGTTGCGTTCATGGAGCATGTTGTTGTTCGCAAGACGCCCTACCGGGATAAGACATTATCCTCGCATCTGCGCGGCTTCTTCCAGTACCTGTTCGCCCAGGGGCTCACCACCACGAACCTCTCACTCTGTGTACCCAGGGTACACAAGCCCTGGGGCGCGAGACTTCCGCGATATCTACCACCGGGCGCCGAACCGTCCGTTCAAGGATAG
- a CDS encoding tyrosine-type recombinase/integrase has protein sequence MREAFAATGVKPPAPYVGSHVLRHSLATNLVRSGASLKEIGDLLRHRSRATTMIYAKLDTDGLRSIAQPWPIAEAAQ, from the coding sequence TTGCGGGAAGCGTTCGCGGCAACCGGGGTGAAGCCGCCGGCACCCTATGTCGGATCGCATGTCCTTCGTCACAGCCTTGCGACGAACCTGGTGCGGTCCGGTGCTTCGCTGAAGGAGATCGGCGATCTGTTGCGACATCGATCGCGCGCAACGACGATGATCTATGCGAAGCTCGACACGGATGGATTGCGCTCCATCGCCCAGCCTTGGCCGATCGCGGAGGCAGCACAATGA
- a CDS encoding IS1182 family transposase, with amino-acid sequence MLKKPSAEQTAIEMVTLDSLVPKDHLLRKIDQVIDFSFIHDRVALLYCPDNGRPALDPTLMFKALFIGYLFGIRSERQLVREIEVNVAYRWFLRLKLADGVFDASTLSQNRRRRFSDTSVAQDIFDHIVEQAIAHKLVDGTVLYTDSTHLKANANKGKYDLAMIEKSRADYWADLDRAIEAERALHGQKPLTEKEREPQVKQTKVSRTDPQAGYMVRDGKPKGFFYLDHRTVDGKLAIITDTHVTPANVHDSIVYLDRLDRQRHRFDFDVKAVGLDAGYATSGIAKGLEDRTILGVTGYRNPTPPKAGMMRKSKFDYEPETDGYRCPEGQLLTYATTDRNGYKHYTSDPAICCSCPLLASCTSNSKAVRTITRHVWQDARERTDAHRLTPWGKAIYKRRKETVERSFADAKQLHGHRYARFRSLTRVACQCLLAAAAQNIKKIAMALTKAPKPAMA; translated from the coding sequence ATGTTGAAGAAACCCTCTGCCGAACAGACGGCGATCGAGATGGTGACGCTCGATAGCCTAGTGCCGAAGGATCACCTGCTTCGCAAGATTGATCAGGTGATCGACTTTTCCTTCATTCATGATCGTGTGGCTTTGCTTTACTGCCCGGACAACGGCCGGCCAGCGCTTGATCCGACCTTGATGTTCAAGGCCTTGTTCATCGGTTATTTGTTCGGCATCCGCTCCGAGCGTCAGCTGGTGCGCGAGATCGAGGTCAACGTCGCCTATCGCTGGTTCCTGCGGTTGAAGCTGGCAGATGGCGTGTTCGACGCCTCGACGCTGAGCCAGAACCGGCGTCGGCGCTTCAGCGACACATCGGTGGCCCAGGATATCTTCGACCATATCGTCGAACAGGCGATCGCCCACAAGCTGGTAGACGGCACGGTGCTTTATACCGACTCGACGCATCTGAAGGCCAATGCCAACAAGGGCAAGTACGATCTTGCCATGATCGAGAAGTCGCGTGCCGACTATTGGGCCGATCTCGACCGGGCGATCGAGGCTGAGCGGGCGCTGCATGGGCAGAAGCCGTTGACGGAGAAGGAGCGCGAGCCGCAGGTGAAGCAGACCAAGGTCAGCCGTACCGACCCCCAGGCCGGCTACATGGTGCGCGACGGCAAGCCGAAGGGCTTCTTCTATCTCGATCACCGCACGGTGGACGGCAAGCTCGCCATCATCACCGACACGCATGTGACGCCGGCCAATGTGCATGACAGTATCGTCTATCTCGATCGGCTGGACCGGCAGCGGCATCGCTTCGACTTCGATGTGAAGGCGGTCGGGCTCGATGCCGGCTATGCCACATCCGGCATCGCCAAGGGTCTTGAAGATCGCACTATTCTCGGCGTCACCGGCTACCGCAATCCGACGCCGCCCAAGGCCGGCATGATGCGCAAGTCGAAATTCGACTATGAGCCCGAGACAGACGGCTACCGCTGCCCCGAAGGTCAGCTCTTGACCTATGCCACCACCGACCGCAACGGCTACAAACACTACACATCCGATCCGGCCATCTGCTGTTCCTGCCCGTTGCTGGCGTCGTGCACCAGCAACAGCAAGGCCGTCCGCACCATCACCCGTCATGTCTGGCAAGACGCCCGGGAGCGCACCGACGCTCATCGCCTGACGCCCTGGGGCAAGGCGATCTACAAGCGCCGCAAGGAGACAGTCGAGCGCTCCTTCGCCGATGCCAAGCAGCTTCACGGGCACCGCTATGCGCGCTTTCGAAGTCTGACCCGCGTCGCTTGTCAGTGCCTGCTGGCCGCCGCAGCCCAAAACATCAAGAAGATCGCAATGGCGCTCACCAAAGCACCCAAACCAGCCATGGCATGA
- a CDS encoding ArdC family protein, with translation MSRKDEGQRADIYTRITDKIMEDLTNGVRPWMKPWNAVNTNGRITRPLRHNGQPYSGMNVLLLWSEGMARGYSSPMWMTFKQALELGSAVRKGETGATVVFASRFTKSETDGNGGEIEREIPFLKAYTVFNVEQIDGLPDHYFHRLDPVLDPVERLAHVDRFFRNTGALIRHGGNQAFFAPAADLIQMPPFESFRDAASYYATLSHEATHYAVSRIMPHGRYKGRRLLQVSMRRFGIIRAILGTRAVHRRDDTASNGLPAW, from the coding sequence ATGAGCAGGAAGGACGAAGGCCAACGCGCCGACATTTATACGCGGATCACTGACAAGATCATGGAGGACCTGACAAATGGCGTTCGGCCCTGGATGAAGCCATGGAACGCGGTGAACACGAACGGCCGTATCACCCGACCGCTGCGCCACAACGGCCAGCCCTATTCCGGCATGAATGTGCTGTTGCTTTGGTCGGAGGGCATGGCGCGTGGCTATTCCTCACCGATGTGGATGACATTCAAGCAGGCGCTCGAATTGGGATCGGCCGTGCGCAAGGGCGAGACCGGCGCGACGGTTGTCTTTGCGAGCCGCTTCACCAAATCCGAAACGGACGGTAACGGCGGCGAGATCGAGCGGGAAATCCCGTTCCTCAAGGCGTACACCGTTTTCAACGTCGAGCAGATCGACGGCCTTCCCGATCATTATTTTCATCGCCTGGATCCCGTCCTCGACCCGGTCGAGCGCCTTGCGCATGTGGACCGCTTCTTCCGGAACACCGGCGCGCTTATCCGCCATGGCGGAAACCAGGCGTTCTTCGCGCCTGCCGCCGACCTCATCCAGATGCCGCCGTTTGAGAGCTTCAGGGACGCGGCGAGCTACTATGCGACGCTGAGCCATGAGGCAACGCATTATGCCGTAAGCCGGATTATGCCGCATGGCCGATATAAAGGGCGAAGGCTCCTCCAAGTGTCCATGCGGCGGTTCGGCATAATCAGAGCGATTCTAGGAACGCGAGCAGTTCATCGTCGGGACGATACCGCCTCGAATGGGCTTCCGGCTTGGTGA
- a CDS encoding TetR/AcrR family transcriptional regulator encodes MANRATREEIVGVADDLFYRRGFDHTSFADIAELVKISRGNFYHHFKTKDDILEAVIQKRLADRNAMLERWEIEGQTPVERISSFIDILIVNGDKIKLYGCPIGTLTSELAKLNHPAQPDAGRLFMLFRTWLRRQFVTLGREADADVLAMHLLSRSQGAATLFNAFQDQDFVQREVDQMKDWLKVIAAEASTPTGDKLPRTNPLDAS; translated from the coding sequence ATGGCCAATCGGGCTACACGTGAGGAGATCGTCGGCGTAGCGGACGATCTGTTCTATCGCAGAGGATTTGATCACACGTCTTTTGCAGACATTGCCGAGCTGGTGAAGATTTCTCGCGGCAACTTCTATCACCATTTCAAAACGAAGGACGACATTCTCGAAGCGGTGATTCAAAAACGCCTCGCTGATCGCAATGCTATGCTGGAGCGATGGGAGATAGAGGGCCAGACACCTGTAGAGCGGATCAGCAGCTTCATCGATATCCTGATTGTGAATGGGGATAAGATCAAACTGTATGGATGCCCGATCGGGACCTTAACGAGTGAGCTTGCGAAGCTGAACCATCCAGCGCAGCCAGACGCAGGCAGATTGTTCATGCTGTTTAGGACGTGGCTTCGCCGTCAGTTCGTAACACTCGGTCGAGAAGCAGATGCGGATGTGCTTGCCATGCATCTTCTCTCCCGGAGCCAGGGCGCGGCGACCCTTTTTAATGCATTCCAGGATCAAGACTTCGTTCAGCGCGAGGTCGATCAGATGAAGGATTGGTTGAAGGTTATCGCTGCCGAGGCGTCAACACCGACCGGGGATAAGCTGCCTCGAACAAACCCGCTCGACGCGTCATAG
- a CDS encoding type II toxin-antitoxin system VapB family antitoxin gives MPINVNNPEADALTRKFAEMAGVGITDAIVIAMREAIERRNRAETPLQTAARLREKHGVAMSEDIRKPLPREAFDEMWDDA, from the coding sequence ATGCCGATCAACGTCAACAATCCGGAAGCGGACGCGCTGACGCGCAAGTTCGCCGAAATGGCCGGCGTCGGGATTACCGACGCCATCGTCATTGCCATGCGGGAGGCGATCGAGCGTCGCAATCGCGCGGAGACGCCATTACAGACGGCGGCGCGGCTGCGGGAAAAGCATGGGGTCGCGATGAGCGAGGACATCCGCAAGCCTCTACCTCGTGAAGCATTCGATGAGATGTGGGATGACGCCTGA
- a CDS encoding NYN domain-containing protein, whose translation MPALRTRVYIDGYNLYYGCHRKTAFKWLDVLCLFETQILPTILYRPTPDADLYIRTARSSISRPRSSKVR comes from the coding sequence GTGCCGGCGTTGCGAACCCGCGTCTATATCGACGGCTACAATCTCTATTATGGCTGCCACCGCAAGACCGCGTTCAAATGGCTGGACGTTCTGTGCCTTTTCGAAACGCAAATCCTGCCGACGATCCTCTACCGGCCGACACCGGATGCCGACCTCTACATCCGAACTGCGCGATCAAGTATTTCACGGCCAAGATCATCGAAAGTGCGCTAG
- a CDS encoding DUF736 domain-containing protein — MATIGTFTSTENGFTGSIRTLALNVKARIARIENPSDKGPHFRIYAGAVELGAAWQKRSNESDRDYLSVKLDDPSFPAPIYATLTEVEGEDGFQLIWSRPNRD; from the coding sequence ATGGCTACTATCGGCACCTTCACCTCCACCGAAAACGGCTTCACCGGCTCGATCCGCACCCTCGCCCTCAACGTCAAGGCTCGCATCGCCCGCATTGAAAATCCCTCCGACAAAGGCCCGCACTTCCGCATCTACGCGGGTGCCGTTGAACTGGGCGCCGCCTGGCAGAAGCGCTCCAACGAGAGCGACCGCGACTACCTCTCGGTCAAGCTCGACGATCCGAGCTTCCCGGCGCCGATCTACGCGACGCTGACGGAAGTCGAAGGCGAAGACGGCTTCCAGTTGATCTGGTCCCGCCCGAACCGGGACTGA
- a CDS encoding tyrosine-type recombinase/integrase gives MRFLAEQHRYLSIRRRLGADLSTDERILRRFTAFADKDGAEYVDTRLIMRWLESLPAASAGTRGARFRVARQFALWLHGMDPRHEVPPQGLVPAHVQRVHPHIYSDAEILAIVEQARTLPSVYGMRGLTCSTLFGLIAVTGLRINEALRLDQSDLDIETGVLRVRFGKLGKERMLPLDLTVVQQLERYGRERDRLLGRRSEAMFITCRGHRLGDCGARYNFALVCQQIGLRPRQDYQRHGRGPRIHDLRHSFAVRTMLNWYRSGQDVGREMIKLTTWLGHESPANTYWYLEAVPELLELASTRITSAAEGSNEGD, from the coding sequence ATGAGATTCCTTGCCGAACAGCACCGCTACCTTAGCATCAGAAGACGGCTGGGCGCCGACCTGAGTACGGACGAACGCATATTGCGTCGCTTCACCGCCTTTGCCGACAAGGATGGCGCGGAGTATGTCGATACCAGATTGATCATGCGCTGGCTGGAGAGCCTCCCCGCCGCCAGTGCCGGAACACGGGGCGCTCGCTTCCGGGTGGCACGTCAATTTGCCCTTTGGCTACACGGTATGGATCCGCGGCACGAGGTTCCGCCCCAAGGGTTGGTGCCCGCTCATGTCCAACGGGTTCATCCACACATCTACAGCGACGCCGAAATCCTTGCGATTGTCGAGCAAGCCCGGACGTTGCCATCGGTTTACGGCATGCGCGGGTTAACCTGTTCGACGCTCTTCGGCCTGATCGCCGTGACAGGGCTTCGGATTAACGAAGCCCTGCGTCTCGACCAGTCTGATCTTGATATTGAGACCGGTGTCCTTCGTGTACGCTTCGGGAAACTCGGCAAGGAACGAATGTTGCCCTTGGATCTAACGGTCGTTCAGCAGCTCGAACGCTATGGGCGTGAGCGGGACCGGCTATTGGGGCGCAGGTCAGAGGCCATGTTTATCACGTGCAGGGGCCACCGTCTCGGCGATTGCGGCGCGCGCTATAACTTCGCGCTGGTCTGCCAGCAGATCGGTTTGAGGCCGAGGCAGGATTACCAGCGCCATGGACGCGGGCCGCGCATCCACGACCTTCGCCACAGCTTCGCGGTTCGGACGATGCTGAACTGGTATCGTTCAGGCCAAGATGTCGGGCGTGAGATGATCAAACTGACGACCTGGCTCGGTCACGAGAGCCCGGCCAATACCTATTGGTATCTGGAAGCGGTCCCGGAATTGCTGGAATTGGCCTCCACCCGGATTACGAGTGCGGCGGAGGGGAGCAATGAAGGCGACTAG
- a CDS encoding DUF2934 domain-containing protein — MSDRRHEWISKRAYAIWEEQGRPDGRDSEHWRQAVAERDALERTQASVDGREVLVKFRPKPQRPELPRDGWLTPPAKAG; from the coding sequence ATGAGCGACAGACGCCATGAGTGGATCAGCAAACGGGCCTATGCGATCTGGGAAGAACAGGGCCGCCCTGACGGCCGGGACAGCGAACATTGGCGCCAGGCAGTCGCCGAGCGGGACGCGCTGGAACGCACGCAGGCCTCCGTCGACGGACGTGAAGTGCTGGTGAAGTTCCGCCCGAAGCCGCAACGGCCGGAACTGCCGCGCGACGGCTGGCTCACTCCGCCCGCCAAGGCCGGCTGA